A region of the Denticeps clupeoides chromosome 12, fDenClu1.1, whole genome shotgun sequence genome:
CATAGAATGCACCATACAGACCAAAGGATGTTCAGGATGGGTTTTACGTCTACTAACAACTGCTCACACGGTCAAGTCGTCCGCACTgtcgggggcagtggtggccaagcagttaaggaaagcgcccccataatcagaaggttcaaatccagatctAACAGGGTATCACTGAGgataccactgagcaaagcaccgtccccacacgctgctgcctgggagcctgtcatggctgcccactgctcaccaagggtgatggttaaaagcagaggacacgtttcaccgtgtcaccgtgtgctgtgctgcagtgtatcacaatgacaatcacttcactttctctttagtCTTGACACAGCTTCTGCTGCCACATCAGGTTCAATCTGTCTGGGCTCCTTTGATAAACTCCACCCCTGTGGGGTTTCTGGGTGTCTGGGGTCTTGTCCTGGGGCTCCTCACGTATACTAATAACCACTTACATGGAGAAACCTGGGGGGCACAAGCATGTTCACTGACAGGTGTGCACACGGGTTCAAAAACGTACAGTTAGTGCAGAGTgctgttaaataacatttaatattcatgATGTTGGCTGttgctgtttttcctttttttgttgtttggttAAGCCGGGACCGAAGCAGATTGTCTGTGTTGattctatctatatatattgtCTGTGTtgattatgtatatatatatatatatatatatacacacacacacacacacacacacacacatacacatacagtatatatatacagtgtgtatatatatgtatatatatatatatacacacacagtatatatatacagtatatatatatagagtatatatacagtaaaaaaagaaaaatatatattatatatatatatatataaaacatgattttatatatatatatatatatatatatatatatatatatatatatatatatttttttttctttttttactgttttaggTGTATTGAAAATGGGCCCTTTAGTGTAGTGAAGCAAACTTTGAAAACACTAAATGGATGTCCTTTCAAGTGCAATTAAATCTATTTTGTTTCAACCACAAACCCGGTATGCTGTGAACTTCAGGTGATTAAATATTTGAGGAGCCCATGAGGCAGCCAGCAAAGGCCGCCCCTGCTGATCCCACCGCAAGACACAGGctcaaaaaacagaaacaagcaCAGAGCGGACCGACAATCATTTCAAGCGGTGGCTGAATGAGGACAGAACAATTATTTTCCTGCGGCACACAATGGGAAATGAAACTGGACGGCAGAGATAGTGCACAGGTCAAGGCGCCTGAGTGGTGGAGGCCTCCATTACCCTGTGTGCGGGGTTTCAtcagccatttaaaaataatgatacCAAGTTGACAGTTCTTTGCACATCCTCAGGCAGAACAATCCTCTACCCTGTTTAAAATctctattattaataatagtaataataaaaggaCTATTAGTAAAATCATGTTGTGCATTTACTTCAAACATTGGTGGTTAAGTGGTAATATTATACAATACACCTTCCCTCCAAAACCATTGCTGTTTTCACGTCCCTTGAATAACACCTTGCACTACCATTAAAGACTGTTTTTTGCCCTCATAAAAAATTAACCCAAAGCCCAATCCATGCAGACATGCATCGTATATGTTTTGGAATGCATTTATAATTGTacatcattataattataatctTCAGCAGTTATGGTGTCTGTTTGTTACACAAACAGGCcacagagcagtggtggcctagtgggtaaagaaaagtgaaagtgaagtgatcgtcattgtgaaacactgctgcacagcacatggtgacacaactaaatgtgtcctctgcttttaaccatcacccttagtgagcagtgggcacttTGGTGTCAGGCATGtgggcaccttagcggatcgggattcgaaccagcaaccttctgattacggggccgcttccttaacctctaggccaccactgcggaCCCGTAATAATCataatcccgaaccaccaaggtgctactcaGGTGCCAGTtagctgtccccacacactgctccccgggcgcctgtcatggctgctcaccaagggtgatggttaaatacagaggacacatttcgtcgtgtcaccgggtgctgtgtAATGATCACTAAAGATACctggacacaaacacagagaaagacagagagaaagagaggacaTCTGTACTGCCATCTAGTGCTCAAAAGTTACAAATGATATTAATTTGTACCTTGACCATGGACTAAACTAATTCAATACCATTTTTAATGGATTATGCAAATAAGCACTGTTTAGTcgagaaatgtatatatatttttaataaggTGCTTTATTAATTTCAGATAAAAAAGAATGTCTGTACAAATGAGTGAGTTGGGATAATCAGgtcattttaaagtaaagataAGACATGgaaatgaatattcatgaagTAACATTCATTAATATGTATGATTAGCTGCATGAACGGATAAGGCACATATGCTCATCCTCCCTCCTGATAAGGTCGCCGAGGTCAAGCCAAGGCAGACATGGCCGCGGGCGCTACCACGTTTTACGGCCTCTCGGCGAAGCTGCTGTCCGGGGAGGACTTTCCACTGTCTTCCCTGCGGGGGAAGGTGGTTCTCGTTGAAAATGTCGCGTCGCTCTGAGGCACGACGACGAGGGACTACACCCAGATGAACGAGCTCCATGCACGGCACTCGGCACGCGGCCTCGTGGTCCTGGGGATCCCCTGCAACCAGTTCGGCCATCAGGTACAGTGAACGCCTAATCTCtaatataatgttttatattagCAAATAATATGAGTTATTATCTGGCTGTGCTGTGGTTTTGCGATACGAGGTAATGTAAAATGATTGTgcattaaaaacaccatataagAACATGGAATAAGTATGTAACTAATAAAACACACTGGAGACACTTTCTTACAAATATAGTAAAGCATGACTAGATCCTATTTGATATTATGCAGATGGAAATGTGTTTGTGGATTTGCATTATTTCGATTGTTTCTTTCTGCTTCTCTGTGGAACAGGAGAACGGCAACAATGATGAGATCCTGAATTCACTAAAGTACGTCCGGCCAGGAAACGGATTTGAACCCAAAATCACCCTCCTGGAGAAGTCTGAAGTCAATGGCGAAGGTGCCCACCCTCTGTTCAGGTTCCTAAAGGAGAAGCTCCCCGTCCCCTGCGATGACCCCGCGTCCCTCATGACAGACCCCAAGTTCGTCGTCTGGAGTCCCGTGTGCAGGAACGACATCTCCTGGAACTTTGAGAAGTTCCTGGTCGACAGCAGTGGCGAGCCCTACAAGCGCTACAGCAGCCACTTCCACACCAGCGACATCGAGGCCGACATTGTCGAGCTGCTCGAGAGAAAGGGGCCACAGAAATAAGCCCGCCTGATTCCGACGCGTGTTCGGGGCTGATAAGCGGCCCGTCCGCCCCCCACCCACATCACGCCGCTTCTTCCTTCCCCTGGAACACACCGACACACCGAGGGATCTCTGCTGAATGACGGCACGCCTTGAAAACACATGGAGGGGCGTGTTTGATACAAATTGAATGTAAAGATTCTCGTTGAAAAAAGGTGTTGGTTGGTGCAGCAGAGCTTGTGCATTTCCCACGCCCtacacccccaaaaaaagtgCTGTTCATATTCagaaatgcattcaaatgaTTGCTTTGTTTTGCCTGTGTTATTTTAAGGAGGGCTCTTTACTAAATGAAGGCGCCCCTTGAAATCAGTAGAAGAGGGGTGCTGAATGTGAACCACGAGTAAAGGGCTTGTTTGCTGGttattgcaaataaaatttcCACCGATGCTTCTTGCTGgcattcataatttacagtaaaagtaaaacgcagatgtaaataaacagaaaaatgaattGAGACTagaaattccctcttcacggggtctccgatcccagtcgaatttacatttacagcatttaccagacgcccttatccagagtgacttacaattagtagttacagggacagtcccccccctggagacactcagggtttcaaacgagtctaacacacacacacacacacactcactaaaaaaattagtctagcacctaacagttctcaagttaggccttatcagggctcgtagttttgtaactcacaatctatggaaaccgaatgagaattgctggtgtcttctccttgcaAGAGgataaatgtaaagtaaagtaaagtaccaGAAGAATTCTACATTTCTGCATGTGATCACGCATAGAAACGAGTTCAGGCACTCTGCTCTTCGCTTTAGGCTCTGACttgtaatgttttatttgaaagtcTCCCCCTCGTTCTGTGTGCTGTAAGTGGAATTCGGCTGCCGCTCGGTCTGTGCGTACCGGTGGGTGTTGCTGAGGCGCAGTAGCGCCGTCACGCCGTAGGCGGCGCTGTtggtttttaaatatattaaaaaaaaaaaaaaaaagaaaacagagcaaGATGGCTGGCCAGGAAGACCCGGTCCAGAGAGAAATCCACCAGGACTGGGCTAACAGGGAATACATCGAAGTCATAACGAGTAGCATCAAGAAAATCGCTGATTTTCTCAATTCGTTCGGTGAGTTTTAGTTTGGTctgtttggggatttttttgtacagttttgcGCGTTTTACCCTCCGCGTTAGCTGTTAGCCGCCCTGCTAGCTGCTCCGGGAGGGGAGACCACGACACCCCTCCGTTCACACGCCGGTTCGTGTGGACTCTGGGTGTTATAAAGCCCACGGGCTTGTATTGGTTTATATGCAATGGACAATGGTGTAATTAGCGATGATTTGCTCTGTGTTTCTCCGCGATAAAGACATGTCATGCAGGTCTCGCCTGGCCACCCTGAACGAGAAGCTCACAGCCCTGGAGAGGCGAATCGAGTACATCGAGGCCAGAGTAAGTACTGTCAGGCTGTTACTCGGTAGGGGGTTTTAGAAAAtttcgatacagcaatatatcgccATATTTCACGTGGTGATACTGTAGTCCAAAATTACTAATATAATTTGATCCACCCAGATTGTACACGGCACCTTGTATATCACCTCTGTTttgacattttcagtgaactgtagaatatcgcaatatgttcAGTATCACAGTATATCGTGATCTAATAGCATCCTGAtccgtatcgtgagatccttgccaatataCGACCCTATTACTCTGAATGTGGGATTATATATAAGAAAATCAGGCAGCAGTGGCATCTCCCAGGACTTCTGCAGTGATTACTGCCTGACCCTGAGATTTACTTTTTCACAGGCTTTGAATATTTTGCATATATTTTTGTTACTGCATGTTTGCATCTGTTACTGCAGGTTGTCCTACAAATTTTTGTACcggtttgtttaaaatattgattatCATTTAATTTGTCACTTCCTGAAGGTAACAAAGGGTGAAACTTTGACTTAACGGTGCTTGGAGGACTTCATCAAGAAGACCGGACCACATTTCCTGTTGTGTTAATTCCTTGTTATTGTATTTGCATTTGCGCTGTTTATTGTATCTAGCAGCACATCAAcattacctaaaaaaaaaaaatcttgtttttcatttcttcataGCGATAAATGCACAGAATAAGAGGCTAATTAGTCTAAATGACTGCATAACACAGTGAATGGATTCTATGCATTAACAAGGACGTTGTTATAACATTAGGTTTTCGtgtttgtttttatctgttcatATTAGCCTGTTTAATAAGAAG
Encoded here:
- the LOC114800266 gene encoding glutathione peroxidase 1-like, encoding MAAGATTFYGLSAKLLSGEDFPLSSLRGKVVLVENVASLUGTTTRDYTQMNELHARHSARGLVVLGIPCNQFGHQENGNNDEILNSLKYVRPGNGFEPKITLLEKSEVNGEGAHPLFRFLKEKLPVPCDDPASLMTDPKFVVWSPVCRNDISWNFEKFLVDSSGEPYKRYSSHFHTSDIEADIVELLERKGPQK
- the brk1 gene encoding putative protein BRICK1 produces the protein MAGQEDPVQREIHQDWANREYIEVITSSIKKIADFLNSFDMSCRSRLATLNEKLTALERRIEYIEARVTKGETLT